A window from Branchiostoma floridae strain S238N-H82 chromosome 16, Bfl_VNyyK, whole genome shotgun sequence encodes these proteins:
- the LOC118403860 gene encoding dnaJ homolog subfamily C member 10-like — translation MAAPRCFAVFVCVLMLVPFSLPAKKNKMAHILTVEDHKEFKKILRTRTNVLSLFAKSERAASPILDTFAQVAEDMKGLGTLVFVDCSDKEAKKLCKKVKSNPDTYELKHYKDGDFNKGYDRQETYKSMMNFLRDPTGDIPWEEDPTAKDVVHVESDKALNKLVKKEKTPILMMFYAPWCGHCKRLKPDYAAAATELKGQATLAGMDVDKPENEPVRRQFNITGFPTILYFEGGKQKYKYGGENNKQGIVSWMKDPQPPVEKAPEPEWSDVESDVVHLTDETFDTYMEEHASVLVMFYAPWCGHCKKMKPEYDEAATTLKEESIDGVLAAVDATKSPQVAKRFEVKGYPTVKYFKDGEEAFGFNDRTADKIVDFMKDPKEPPPPPPPEQPWQDVESEVVHLGDEDFKSQLKRRKHALVMFYAPWCGHCKKAKPHFTNAAEKYKEDTKVTFAAVDCTTHQGVCGQYEVRGYPTIKYFNYGKNPKDYEGGREEADFVAFMSDPLNPTPPTPPPKDPAEEWAELEGAEEVVHLHDNTFEDFIQQNPSVLVMFYAPWCGHCKAMKPDYALAAKALKEDEVPGVLAAVDATVDRVLQSKYDITGFPTLKHFKDGEFNTDYNKGRNLDALVEFMKNPQKAPPPPPPEPEWSEVPSEISHLTDDTFNGFIQEHSSVLVMFYAPWCGHCKKMKPAYQDAAEKLLKENPEAKLAAVDATKYAALGTKYEVRGYPTIKYFKNGEMAFQYNKGRTTDDIVAFMKDPKDTPPPAPEKEWSEEASDVVHLTDATFATYTQENSPVLVMFYAPWCGHCKRAKPEYTKAAEQLKKDAISATLAAVDCTKHSESCKAHDVKGYPTFKLIKDGVASDYNLGRTSEDFMAFMLNSLPKPPKDEPKVEEQKKEEPAQEKKEEAKPKEEKKEEPKKEAEKPAAEEKERPKRETPTDEWASTDTAADVNFLTTETFDQFVADHKSVLVMFYAPWCGHCKRMKPAFEEAATRLKTEFPAAKLAALDATQFRDVSTKYEVRGYPTLLYFKDGQKEMKYQLGRSTDDLVKFMKNPQAPPPPPPPESEWSEVPSEINHLTDQTFDSFVYRHSSVLVMFYAPWCGHCKRMKPAYQEAAEQLKKEKPEAKLAAVDATKYKELGQQYGVRGYPTLKYFKNGKVASDYNKGRGKDDIVAFMKAPQVAPLRQKSPLPRR, via the exons CGACAAAGAAGCGAAGAAACTGTGCAAGAAGGTGAAATCTAACCCAGACACCTACGAGCTCAAACATTACAA ggatggtGACTTCAACAAAGGTTATGACAGACAAGAAACTTACAAG TCGATGATGAACTTCCTGCGTGACCCGACGGGCGACATTCCTTGGGAGGAGGACCCCACCGCGAAGGATGTTGTACACGTGGAAAGCGATAAG GCCTTGAACAAACttgtgaaaaaagaaaagactCCGATCCTGATGATGTTTTATGCACCAT GGTGTGGCCACTGTAAGAGGTTGAAACCAGACTATGCTGCAGCAGCTACTGAACTGAAAGGACAAGCT ACACTAGCAGGAATGGATGTGGATAAACCAGAGAATGAACCTGTCAGGAGACAGTTTAACATCACAGGGTTCCCTACTATACTGTACTTCGA GGGTGGAAAGCAGAAGTACAAGTATGGaggagaaaacaacaaacaggGCATAGTTAGCTGGATGAAGGA TCCCCAGCCTCCAGTAGAGAAGGCCCCTGAGCCAGAGTGGAGTGATGTGGAGTCAGACGTGGTCCATCTCACCGACGAGACATTCGACACCTACATGGAGGAGCACGCCTCTGTACTCGTCATGTTCTACGCACCAT GGTGTGGTCACTGCAAGAAGATGAAGCCAGAATATGACGAGGCAGCGACCACCCTCAAGGAGGAAAGT ATTGATGGCGTTTTGGCGGCTGTGGACGCAACCAAGTCACCTCAGGTCGCTAAAAGGtttgaggtcaaaggttacccAACGGTCAAGTATTTCAAGGACGGAGAGGAGGCTTTCGGGTTCAACGACAGGACGGCGGATAAAATAGTGGACTTCATGAAGGA TCCGAAGGagccgccccctccccctccccccgagcAGCCTTGGCAGGATGTGGAGAGTGAGGTCGTTCACCTCGGGGACGAGGACTTTAAGTCTCAGCTGAAGAGGAGGAAACATGCCCTGGTCATGTTTTACGCTCCAT GGTGTGGTCACTGCAAGAAGGCCAAGCCACATTTCACCAATGCTGCAGAGAAATACAAGGAGGACACCAAG GTGACGTTTGCAGCGGTGGACTGTACCACTCACCAAGGGGTGTGCGGGCAGTACGAGGTCAGAGGTTACCCCACCATCAAGTACTTCAACTACGGCAAGAACCCCAAGGACTACGAGGGCGGTCGGGAG GAGGCAGACTTTGTCGCCTTCATGTCGGACCCCCTGAACCCCACTccccccacccctccccctaAGGACCCAGCAGAGGAGTGGGCGGAGCTTGAGGGGGCGGAGGAAGTGGTCCATCTCCATGACAACACGTTCGAGGACTTCATCCAGCAGAACCCGTCAGTGCTGGTCATGTTCTATGCTCCAT GGTGTGGCCACTGCAAAGCCATGAAACCAGACTATGCCCTAGCTGCAAAAGCACTAAAGGAAGACGAG GTGCCAGGGGTCCTGGCTGCAGTAGACGCCACTGTAGACAGGGTTCTGCAGAGCAAATATGACATCACGGGATTCCCCACAT TGAAGCATTTTAA GGACGGAGAGTTTAACACAGACTACAACAAGGGCAGAAATCTGGACGCTCTTGTGGAGTTCATGAAAAA CCCCCAGAAGgcaccaccccctccccctcctgaaCCAGAGTGGTCGGAAGTGCCGAGTGAAATCAGCCACCTGACGGACGACACGTTCAACGGATTCATTCAGGAACACAGCTCTGTTCTTGTGATGTTCTACGCACCAT GGTGCGGCCACTGTAAGAAGATGAAGCCAGCGTATCAGGACGCAGCAGAAAAACTGTTGAAAGAAAATCCTGAGGCCAAACTGGCAGCTGTGGACGCTACAAAGTATGCAGCCCTGGGCACAAAGTATGAGGTTCGGGGATACCCTACTATCAAGTACTTCAA GAATGGAGAGATGGCCTTCCAGTACAACAAGGGAAGAACCACAGATGACATTGTCGCATTTATGAAGGA CCCAAAGGACACCCCACCCCCTGCCCCAGAGAAGGAATGGAGTGAGGAGGCCAGTGATGTGGTTCACCTGACAGACGCGACGTTTGCTACATACACACAGGAGAACAGCCCTGTACTGGTCATGTTCTACGCACCAT GGTGTGGCCACTGTAAGCGGGCGAAACCTGAGTACACAAAGGCAGCAGAACAACTGAAGAAGGACGCCATCTCTGCTACACTGGCAGCTGTCGACTGCACCAAGCATTCAGAATCCTGCAAGGCACACGACGTTAAGGGTTATCCCACCTTCAAGCTCATCAA GGACGGGGTTGCTTCAGACTACAACCTGGGAAGGACATCGGAAGACTTCATGGCCTTCATGCTGAACAGCCTGCCTAAACC gccCAAAGATGAGCCAAAAGTTGAAGAACAGAAGAAAGAGGAGCCGGCTcaagaaaagaaggaagaagCAAAACCCaaggaggagaagaaagaagaacccAAGAAG GAAGCAGAGAAGCCTGCAGCAGAAGAAAAGGAGCGACCTAAGAGAGAAACTCCGACTGACGAGTGGGCCTCTACCGACACGGCTGCTGATGTGAACTTCCTCACCACAGAAACCTTCGACCAGTTCGTGGCCGATCACAAGTCTGTCTTGGTCATGTTCTATGCACCAT GGTGCGGGCACTGTAAGAGGATGAAGCCAGCATTCGAGGAGGCAGCGACTCGTCTGAAGACAGAATTCCCCGCAGCTAAACTGGCGGCCCTGGATGCCACACAGTTCAGGGACGTCAGCACCAAGTATGAAGTCAGGGGATACCCCACACTGCTGTACTTCAA GGATGGGCAGAAGGAGATGAAATACCAGCTGGGACGATCCACCGATGATCTGGTCAAGTTTATGAAGAA TCCCCaggcaccccctcccccaccccctcctgAGTCAGAATGGTCGGAAGTGCCAAGTGAGATCAACCACCTGACGGACCAGACATTCGACAGTTTCGTGTACCGACACAGCTCTGTGCTCGTCATGTTCTATGCCCCTT GGTGTGGCCACTGTAAGAGAATGAAGCCAGCTTATCAAGAGGCAGCAGAACAACTGAAGAAGGAAAAACCAGAGGCCAAACTTGCAGCTGTGGACGCCACAAAATACAAGGAGTTGGGACAGCAATACGGTGTCCGAGGGTATCCAACCCTCAAGTACTTCAA GAATGGAAAGGTGGCATCTGACTACAACAAGGGGAGAGGAAAGGATGACATTGTTGCTTTCATGAAAGC GCCTCAGGTGGCTCCCCTAAGACAGAAGAGCCCCCTACCAAGAAGGTGA
- the LOC118403818 gene encoding tripartite motif-containing protein 3-like, translating to MAAAPSTLVTQIREELSCSICLELFTRPKVLPCQHTFCQDCLQDHAGRGGAFQCPNCRQEGRLPPQGVTDLPENHLVISLCERLQNQATLSGETREQSKSGNRCSFHPSEVLKVYCKQCQIPVCDLCLEQAHDDHRSTTIKKAAQERRLTVQELINEGKSILERYTSFSSILSNKDKSLNELRQQRDNSIIQAYNQMMQKLTQRKDHLLSESQQSHKENWDRVMNERGRVLADINELFAACHRAEQELQLGCVEILSQQTTLTEVVGKYRGKAAPTPVQTQPAVFQPTDTSVPLLGHVTVQTLPSAPIPEVPVPIPAAPASSNDVTGGTGHHHGHQRQAEDQVKFGEGGSGTGQFSYPFGVTVSDEGEIFVADWGNKRIQVFTLQGTFVRQFPTIVLGGGDTKPRDVAIDREGNLWVVVRDIEDSDKFAVQYNKHGRVLRQFDLQNTGWYGGVTVDTRRNHILITFTQIKPGKCGYWDKPHGEVLVFRPDGTLVRTVGQQQGMKFPWCITVDGEGNILVSDIYEFNCVFVYNETGIFLFQFGHRGSFEGQLYNPHGICTDRAGNIIVADRGNRRVEMFDKRGKFLKHIATDMRRPWAVAMATQGQLVVTDYEKHTVSIFHTY from the coding sequence atggCAGCTGCACCATCAACTTTGGTAACACAAATTCGTGAAGAACtgtcctgcagcatctgcctggagctgttcaccaggcccaaggtgctgccatgtcagcacaccttctgtcaggactgtctacaggaccatgcagggaggggaggggccTTCCAGTGCCCAAACTGTCGTCAGGAGGGCAGGCTACCACCCCAGGGGGTCACAGATTTACCAGAGAACCATCTGGTAATAAGTCTGTGTGAGAGGCTGCAAAACCAGGCTACACTGTCAGGGGAGACAAGGGAACAATCCAagtctggaaacaggtgcagctttCACCCCTCTGAGGTACTCAAAGTTTACTGTAAACAATGTCAGATTCCAGTTTGTGATCTGTGTTTAGAACAGGCTCATGATGATCATCGATCAACAACCATCAAAAAAGCTGCACAGGAAAGGAGGTTAACAGTCCAGGAATTAATAAATGAGGGCAAGAGCATTCTGGAAAGATACACAAGCTTCTCTAGCATTCTAAGCAATAAAGACAAAAGCCTGAATGAACTGAGACAGCAGAGAGACAACAGCATCATTCAGGCCTACAACCAAATGATGCAGAAACTCACGCAGAGAAAAGATCACCTCTTGTCTGAATCACAACAAAGTCACAAAGAAAACTGGGACAGAGTCATGAATGAAAGGGGCAGAGTGTTGGCAGATATCAATGAGCTGTTTGCTGCCTGTCATCGAGCAGAACAAGAACTGCAGCTGGGATGCGTCGAGATTCTCAGTCAGCAAACTACTTTGACAGAGGTGGTAGGAAAGTACAGAGGAAAAGCAGCACCAACTCctgtacaaacccagcctgctgtctttcaGCCCACAGACACCTCAGTGCCATTATTGGGACATGTGACAGTCCAGACTCTCCCATCTGCACCAATCCCAGAAGTGCCTGTACCAATCCCAGCAGCACCTGCATCTAGTAATGATGTAACAGGGGGcacaggtcatcaccatggtcACCAAAGACAAGCAGAGGATCAGGTGAAATTTGGTGAAGGGGGGTCGGGTACCGGACAGTTTTCGTATCCATTtggtgttacagtgtcagatgaaggaGAGATCTTTGTAGCAGACTGGGGGAACAAGAGAATCCAAGTCTTTaccctgcagggaacatttgtGAGACAGTTTCCAACAATTGTGCTAGGTGGAGGAGATACAAAACCACGTGATGTGGCCATAGATAGGGAGGgaaacctgtgggtggtggtgAGGGACATAGAAGATTCTGATAAgtttgctgtgcagtacaacaaacatgggaGGGTGCTGAGGCAGTTTGATCTTCAGAACACAGGGTGGTACGGAGGAGTTaccgtggacaccaggaggaaccacatcctcatcacatTCACACAAATCAAACCAGGAAAGTGTGGATACTGGGACAAACCACATGGTGAAGTTTTGGTGTTCAGGCCAGATGGGACACTAGTgagaactgtgggtcagcagcaggggatgAAGTTCCCATGGTGCATCACTGTGgatggggaagggaacattcttgtgtcagacaTCTATGAGTTTAACTGTGTCTTTGTGTACAACGAGACTGGAatttttctgttccagtttggacATAGGGGAAGTTTTGAAGGCCAGCTGTATAATCCccatggcatctgtacagacagggcaggaAACATCATTGTGGCAGACAGGGGAAACAggcgtgtggagatgtttgacaagagaggaaaattcctcaaacacatcGCTACAGACATGCGGAGGCCatgggctgttgccatggcaacacagggacagctggtagtGACTGATTATGAGAAACACACAGTCTCCATATTTCACacctactag
- the LOC118403814 gene encoding uncharacterized protein LOC118403814 — protein MAAAPSTLVTQIREELSSSICLELFTRPKVLPCQHTFCQDCLQHFEGREGAFQCPNCRQESKLSPQGVAGLPENHLVKSLCERLQNQATLSGETREQPQSGNRCSFHPSEVLKVYCKQCQIPVCDLCLEQAHDDHCTTTIKKAAQERRSTVQGLIDEGKSILESYLSFPRSLREEEKSLNEQKQQRDNSIIQAYNQMVQKLTERKDHLLSESQQSHKDNRDRVMNERDRVLADINELSAACDRAEQELQLGWVEILSQETALTEVVGKYRGKAAPTPVQTQPAVFQPTDTRVPVLGHVRIQSLPSAPIPVAPAPISAAPAPMSAAPAPISAAPTPVSAAPAPVSAAPAPMSAAPAPMSAAPAPTSAAPAPVSAAPAPVSAAPAPIPAAPAPVSAAPAPVSAAPAPMSAAPAPVSAAPAPMSAAPAQISSAPAPTSAAPTPISSATAQISSAPAPISAAPAPIPAAPASSNDATGGTAHHHGNQRQGKDLAQRVIFGEGGSGTKQFWYPVGVTVSDEGQIFVADWGNKRIQVFTLQGAFVRQFPTVVAGGQKMDLYDVAMDGVGSVWGVGNLVVGGTYSAEFAVQYSKEGRMLRMFDLQAAVGYRGVAVDTRMNHILITQITGDGDNRHGEVLVFRPDGTLVRTVRTVGQQPRMKLPRFLTVGSEGNILVSDCDNHRVYVYKEDGEFLFRFGGKGSGEGQLKHPHGICSDRAGNIIVADWGNRRVEMFDKTGKFLKHIVKNMRWPHAVAIATQGQLVVNNVKNETVSIFHNSCCEVLQQQTILSGEFLPSTPIPAAPAPISAAPTPVSAAPAPIPVAPAPISTAPAPIQAAPAPISTAPAAIQAAPAPVSAALAPIPADPAPITAAPAPTSAAPTPISAAPAQISAAPTLIPSAPASSNDTTGDRAHHGNQRQGEDQPQKVTFGEGGSGTGQFWYPVGVTVSDEGEIFVADRENQRIQVFTLQGTFVRQFPTVVAGGQKMDPHDVAMDGVGSLWGVGNLWVGGTDSAEFAVQYSKEGRMLRMFDLQAAVGYRGVAVDTRMNHILITQITECGPFHLHGEVLVFRPDGTLVRTVGQQQGMKHPRYITVDREGNILVSDCENHCVYVYNEDGEFLFQFGGEGSVEGQLKGPLGIGTDKAGNIIVADKVKGCVEMFDNKCKFLRHIITETDNPCAVAMATQGQLVVTDAVKRTISIFQHI, from the coding sequence atggcggctgcacCATCAACTTTGGTAACACAAATCCGTGAAGAACTGTCCagcagcatctgcttggagctgttcaccaggcccaaggtgctgccctgtcagcacaccttttgtcaggactgtctccagcacTTTGAAGGAAGGGAGGGGGCCTTCCAGTGCCCAAACTGTCGTCAGGAGAGTAAGCTTTCACCCCAAGGGGTCGCAGGTTTGCCAGAGAACCATCTGGTAAAAAGTCTGTGTGAGAGGCTGCAAAACCAGGCTACACTGTCAGGGGAGACAAGGGAACAAccccagtctggaaacaggtgcagctttCACCCCTCTGAGGTACTCAAAGTTTACTGTAAACAATGTCAGATTCCAGTTTGTGATCTGTGTTTAGAGCAGGCTCATGATGATCATTGCACAACAACCATCAAAAAAGCTGCACAGGAAAGGAGATCTACAGTCCAGGGATTGATAGACGAGGGCAAAAGTATTCTGGAAAGTTACTTAAGCTTTCCTAGAAGTCTTAGGGAAGAAGAGAAAAGCCTGAATGAACAGAAACAGCAGAGAGACAACAGCATCATTCAGGCCTACAACCAAATGGTGCAGAAACTCACAGAGAGAAAAGATCACCTCTTGTCTGAATCACAACAAAGTCACAAAGACAATAGGGACAGAGTAATGAATGAAAGAGACAGAGTGTTGGCAGATATCAATGAGctgtctgctgcctgtgatcGAGCAGAACAAGAACTGCAGCTGGGATGGGTTGAGATTCTCAGTCAGGAAACCGCTTTGACAGAGGTGGTAGGAAAGTACAGAGGAAAAGCAGCACCAACTCctgtacaaacccagcctgctgtctttcaGCCCACAGACACCCGAGTGCCAGTATTGGGACATGTGAGGATTCAGTCTCTACCATCTGCACCAATCCCAGTGGCACCTGCACCAATCtcagcagcacctgcaccaatgtcagcagcacctgcaccaatCTCAGCAGCACCTACACCCGTCtcagcagcacctgcaccagtctcagcagcacctgcaccaatgtcagcagcacctgcaccaatgtcagcagcacctgcaccaacctcagcagcacctgcaccagtctcagcagcacctgcaccagtctcagcagcacctgcaccaatCCCAGCAGCACCTGCTCCAGTCtcagcagcacctgcaccagtctcagcagcacctgcaccaatgtcagcagcacctgcaccagtctcagcagcacctgcaccaatGTCAGCAGCACCTGCACAAATCTCATCAGCACCTGCACCAACCTCAGCAGCACCTACACCAATCTCATCAGCAACTGCACAAATCTCATCAGCACCTGCGCCAATCTCAGCAGCACCTGCGCCAATCCCAGCAGCACCTGCATCTAGTAATGATGCAACAGGGGGCACAgctcatcaccatggcaaccaaagACAAGGGAAGGATCTGGCTCAGAGGGTGATATTTGGTGAAGGGGGATCGGGAACGAAACAGTTTTGGTATCCAGTTGGTGTTACGGTGTCAGATGAAGGGCAGATCTTTGTAGCAGACTGGGGAAACAagagaatccaagtcttcaccctgcagggagCATTTGTGAGACAGTTTCCAACAGTCGTGGCAGGTGGACAGAAGATGGACCTATATGACGTGGCCATGGACGGGGTGGGGAGCGTGTGGGGGGTGGGGAACCTGGTGGTGGGGGGTACATACTCTGCTGAGTTTGCGGTGCAGTACAGCAAAGAGGGCAGGATGCTGAGGATGTTTGATCTACAGGCGGCAGTGGGGTACAGAGGAgttgccgtggacaccaggatgaaccacatcctcatcacacaaatcACAGGAGATGGGGACAACAGACATGGTGAGGTTTTGGTGTTCAGGCCAGATGGGACACTTGTGAGAACCGTgagaactgtgggtcagcagcCCAGGATGAAGCTCCCGCGGTTCCTCACAGTGGGCAgcgaagggaacattcttgtgtcagactgtGACAACCACCGTGTCTATGTGTACAAGGAGGACGGAGAGTTTCTGTTCCGGTTCGGCGGcaagggaagtggtgaaggtcagctgaagcATCCCCATGGCATCTGttcagacagggcaggtaacatcattgtggcaGACTGGGGAAACAggcgtgtggagatgtttgacaagacaggaaaattcctcaaacacatAGTTAAAAACATGAGGTGGCCTCATGCTGTCGCCATAGCAACACAGGGACAGCTGGTGGTGAATAATGTAAAGAACGAAACAGTCTCTATATTTCACAACTCCTGTTGCGAAGTTCTCCAACAACAGACCATACTGTCAGGGGAGTTTCTCCCATCTACACCAAtcccagcagcacctgcaccaatCTCAGCAGCACCTACACCAGTCtcagcagcacctgcaccaatCCCAGTGGCACCTGCACCAATATCAACAGCACCTGCACCAATCCAagcagcacctgcaccaatATCAACAGCACCTGCAGCAATCCAAGCAGCACCTGCACCAGTCTCAGCAGCACTTGCACCAATCCCAGCAGACCCTGCACCAATTacagcagcacctgcaccaaCCTCAGCAGCACCCACACCAATCTCAGCAGCACCTGCACAAATCTCAGCAGCACCTACACTAATCCCATCAGCACCTGCATCTAGTAATGACACAACAGGGGACAGAgctcaccatggcaaccaaagACAAGGGGAGGATCAGCCTCAGAAGGTGACATTTGGTGAAGGGGGATCTGGAACAGGACAGTTTTGGTATCCAGTtggtgttacagtgtcagatgaaggggagatcTTTGTAGCAGACAGGGAGAAccagagaatccaagtcttcaccctgcagggaacatttgtGAGACAGTTTCCAACAGTCGTGGCAGGTGGACAGAAGATGGATCCACATGACGTGGCCATGGATGGGGTGGGGAGCCTGTGGGGGgtggggaacctgtgggtggggGGGACAGACTCTGCTGAGTTTGCGGTGCAGTACAGCAAAGAGGGCAGGATGCTGAGGATGTTTGATCTACAGGCGGCAGTGGGGTACAGAGGAgttgccgtggacaccaggatgaaccacatcctcatcacacaaatcACAGAATGCGGGCCGTTCCACCTACATGGCGAAGTTTTGGTGTTCAGGCCAGATGGGACACttgtgagaactgtgggtcagcagcagggTATGAAGCACCCACGGTACATCACTGTGGAtagggaagggaacattcttgtgtcagactgtGAGAAccactgtgtctatgtgtacaacGAGGACGGAGAGTTTCTGTTCCAGTTCGGAGGTGAGGGAAGTGTTGAAGGTCAGCTGAAGGGTCCCCTTGGCATCGGTACTGACAaggcaggtaacatcatcgtggcagacaAGGTAAAGGGTTGTGTAGAGATGTTTGACAATAAATGCAAATTCCTCAGACACATCATTACAGAGACGGACAACCCatgtgctgttgccatggcaacccaggGACAGCTGGTAGTGACTGATGCAGTGAAGCGCACAATCTCCATATTTCAACACATTTAA